One segment of Penaeus chinensis breed Huanghai No. 1 chromosome 14, ASM1920278v2, whole genome shotgun sequence DNA contains the following:
- the LOC125032303 gene encoding 2-hydroxyacyl-CoA lyase 1-like, translating into MADEETDGAHILVNALVDQGVEYMFGIVGIPVVEVAVAAQQAGIKYIGMRNEQAACYAAQAIGYLTGRPGVCLVVSGPGLLHAIGGMANAQSNAWPVLVVGGSSDQDQEGCGAFQECPQVEACRLYCKYSARPPRLDAIPYHVAKAIKSTTYGRPGAAYLDFPGNLLNEKTSESSIQPFPRNPAPPVSLACPEKVSEAVALLAGAKRPLIVVGKGAAYARAEDQVRALIEKTGLPFLPTPMGKGVVADDHPQCVAAARSRALLEADVILLLGARLNWMLHFGRSPRFAPGVKFIHVDLCPEEFHNSVTASVALLGDLKPVCVQLLKEVSGRLIPHDSPWWARVEEKAQANMQINRAMAEDISVPLNYYAVFSHLQQLLPSDCIIVSEGANTMDIGRTFLLNRLPRHRLDAGTFGTMGVGLGFAIAAALYARDHAPGQRVVCVEGDSAFGFSGMELETIYRYNLPIVVIIVNNNGIYGGLDKELFQDIRDGMDVTIATPPTSLLPSARYERMASIFNESGHLCTTIPELESAVKLSLAETQKPSLINVLINPMAQRKAQDFDWLTRSKI; encoded by the exons ATGGCCGATGAGGAGACAGACGGAGCTCACATCTTAGTGAACGCTCTTGTCGATCAAGGAGTAGAGTACATGTTTGGG ATTGTTGGAATTCCTGTTGTCGAGGTGGCAGTGGCAGCACAGCAAGCGGGAATCAAGTATATTGGAATGCGCAACGAACAAGCAGCATGTTACGCAGCACAAGCTATTG GATACCTAACTGGCCGTCCAGGAGTGTGTCTTGTGGTCTCAGGCCCTGGCCTTCTGCATGCCATAGGGGGGATGGCCAATGCCCAGAGTAATGCCTGGCCGGTGCTGGTTGTTGGTGGTTCTAGCGACCAGGACCAAGAAGGCTGCGGTGCCTTCCAGGAGTGTCCACAG GTGGAAGCATGCCGTCTGTACTGTAAATACTCCGCCCGCCCCCCGAGGCTCGACGCAATCCCTTACCATGTAGCAAAGGCCATCAAATCCACTACTTATGGACGTCCAGGAGCTGCGTATTTGGACTTCCCCGGAAATCTGTTGAATGAGAAGACAAGTGAGAGCTCAATCCAGCCATTTCCAAG GAACCCTGCACCACCAGTGTCACTGGCATGCCCAGAGAAAGTTTCAGAGGCAGTGGCACTCTTGGCAGGTGCCAAGAGGCCACTGATTGTTGTGGGAAAGGGAGCGGCCTATGCACGTGCCGAGGACCAAGTCAGAGCTCTGATTGAGAAGACAGGACTGCCTTTCCTGCCCACACCTATGG GTAAAGGGGTCGTGGCTGATGACCATCCCCAGTGTGTTGCAGCTGCAAGGTCTCGCGCTCTCTTGGAAGCCGATGTCATCTTGCTTCTTGGTGCAAGACTCAACTGGATGCTGCATTTTGGACGCTCTCCCAGATTCGCTCCTGGGGTGAAGTTCATTCAT GTAGACTTATGCCCAGAGGAATTCCACAACAGCGTAACTGCAAGCGTCGCTCTCCTCGGGGATTTGAAGCCAGTATGTGTTCAGTTGCTGAAGGAGGTTTCAGGCCGGCTTATCCCCCACGACTCTCCATGGTGGGCTAGGGTGGAGGAAAAAGCACAGGCAAATATGCAGATTAATAGA GCCATGGCTGAAGACATATCAGTCCCTCTGAACTACTATGCAGTGTTTAGCCACCTCCAACAACTACTGCCTTCAGACTGCATCATCGTCAGCGAGGGAGCCAACACCATGGACATTGGTCGTACTTTTCTGCTAAACAG GCTTCCACGCCATAGACTCGACGCAGGCACTTTTGGGACCATGGGGGTGGGTCTGGGCTTTGCCATCGCCGCAGCCCTCTATGCCAGAGACCACGCCCCAGGTCAGAGGGTTGTCTGTGTCGAGGGAGACTCAGCTTTTGGATTCAGCGGCATGGAGTTGGAGACCATTTATAGATACAACCTccctatcgttgtcattattgtcaataataatg GGATCTATGGAGGCCTAGACAAGGAACTCTTCCAGGACATCCGCGATGGAATGGATGTCACCATCGCAACGCCACCTACCTCACTGCTGCCAAGTGCACGTTATGAACGCATGGCCTCAATCTTTAATGAATCAGGACACCTCTGCACCACTATCCCAGAGCTGGAGTCTGCTGTCAAGCTGTCTCTTGCTGAGACCCAAAAACCATCACTGATTAATGTGCTGATCAACCCCATGGCACAGCGAAAGGCTCAGGATTTCGACTGGCTTACTCGGTCAAAGATATGA